From Chryseobacterium gallinarum, one genomic window encodes:
- a CDS encoding YceI family protein — protein sequence MKKIFLLAVLAGGLAFGQTKKVVASDIHWWGYKVAKSEASSHDGTIKVKSGDMVMKGNQLVGGSFVLDMTSINATDLTGEYQQKLNGHLKNGDFFEVEKYPTATFKITGVKKNNDKTYNSLVTGNLTVKGKTNPVTFPAKIAYSKGVVSLVSNKFSFDRQKFDVAYKSTMQDVFVKDDIDMVVKVTAQ from the coding sequence ATGAAAAAAATATTTTTACTGGCAGTGTTAGCTGGTGGTTTAGCTTTCGGACAGACTAAAAAAGTGGTAGCATCTGATATTCACTGGTGGGGATACAAAGTAGCAAAATCTGAGGCAAGCTCTCATGACGGAACTATTAAAGTAAAATCAGGAGACATGGTGATGAAAGGAAATCAATTAGTAGGGGGAAGCTTTGTTTTGGATATGACTTCTATCAATGCAACTGACCTTACAGGGGAATATCAGCAAAAATTAAACGGGCACCTTAAAAACGGTGATTTCTTTGAAGTGGAGAAGTACCCGACTGCTACTTTCAAAATTACCGGTGTAAAGAAAAACAACGATAAGACCTATAATTCTTTAGTAACAGGAAACCTTACCGTAAAAGGAAAAACAAATCCAGTTACTTTCCCTGCAAAAATTGCTTACAGCAAAGGAGTAGTAAGTTTAGTATCCAACAAATTCTCTTTCGACAGACAGAAATTTGATGTAGCATACAAGTCTACTATGCAGGATGTTTTTGTGAAAGATGATATTGATATGGTAGTAAAGGTGACTGCTCAATAA
- a CDS encoding alpha/beta hydrolase yields the protein MKIYIVSGLGADFKVLERLEFPRHCELIFIDWLIPEKNEPFHKYVERMAEKVDDSEPFCLLGYSFGGIMVQEINRLKPAEKVVILGSIKSDKEKSRFIKTGEVTKIPRLLPVGLFNDKATNLYASLRKLFDPKNPRLLQYFRVKDPYYLKWSVEKVAEWKFEENPNVIQILGDKDIVFPIRYSKPDYVIKGGTHLFPATKYKEVSKILSEIFNDK from the coding sequence ATGAAAATTTATATCGTAAGCGGTCTTGGAGCAGATTTTAAAGTCCTTGAAAGACTGGAGTTTCCCAGGCACTGTGAATTGATTTTTATAGATTGGCTTATTCCGGAAAAAAATGAACCTTTTCATAAGTACGTGGAAAGAATGGCAGAAAAGGTGGATGATTCGGAGCCGTTCTGTTTATTAGGGTATTCTTTTGGCGGGATTATGGTACAGGAAATCAACCGGCTGAAACCTGCCGAAAAAGTCGTGATCCTGGGAAGCATAAAATCTGATAAAGAAAAATCCAGGTTTATCAAAACTGGAGAAGTTACCAAAATCCCACGATTACTTCCGGTAGGGTTATTTAATGATAAAGCCACCAATTTATACGCCAGCCTCAGAAAACTTTTTGATCCTAAAAATCCCAGGCTCCTTCAGTATTTCAGGGTAAAAGATCCATATTACCTGAAATGGTCTGTAGAAAAAGTCGCTGAATGGAAGTTTGAGGAAAATCCTAATGTTATTCAGATCCTGGGAGACAAGGATATTGTATTTCCGATCCGTTATTCAAAGCCCGATTATGTCATTAAAGGAGGAACCCATTTATTTCCAGCTACCAAATACAAAGAGGTCTCCAAAATATTATCTGAAATATTCAATGATAAATAG
- a CDS encoding YceI family protein, with the protein MKRLLLFAMVCASISFVSAQKKFDKVSKVTSSEIRWWGYKVVKTEASSHSGTVKLKSGKFNFDKTVLVDGEFVIDMRSLMAGDVSDEDQIKLTNDLKSTNFFEVKKFPVAKFHLTKIIPLANSEYNSTVYGDLTLKGVRKTISFPANVYVTQFTVVIESAKFSLNRRDFKVFYQSSLKDYFIKNEMDIQFKVSTETLDNDNRIPVKKKK; encoded by the coding sequence ATGAAAAGATTACTATTGTTTGCTATGGTGTGCGCAAGCATATCATTTGTTTCTGCACAAAAGAAATTTGATAAAGTTTCAAAAGTGACTTCATCAGAGATCAGATGGTGGGGATACAAAGTTGTAAAAACCGAAGCCTCATCCCATTCAGGAACGGTAAAGCTTAAGAGTGGAAAATTCAACTTTGATAAAACTGTTTTGGTGGACGGAGAGTTTGTAATAGATATGAGAAGCCTGATGGCGGGCGATGTTTCTGATGAAGACCAGATCAAGCTTACTAATGACCTGAAGAGTACCAACTTTTTTGAAGTGAAAAAATTCCCGGTTGCCAAATTCCATTTGACTAAAATTATTCCTTTAGCAAACAGTGAATATAATTCTACCGTATATGGAGACCTTACACTTAAAGGGGTGAGAAAAACAATTTCTTTCCCTGCCAATGTTTATGTTACTCAGTTTACGGTAGTGATTGAATCTGCAAAGTTCTCCCTAAACAGAAGGGATTTTAAAGTATTCTATCAATCTTCGCTGAAAGATTATTTCATTAAAAATGAAATGGATATTCAATTTAAAGTTTCTACCGAGACTTTGGATAATGATAACAGGATTCCGGTAAAGAAAAAGAAATAA